The Osmerus eperlanus chromosome 25, fOsmEpe2.1, whole genome shotgun sequence genome contains a region encoding:
- the setbp1 gene encoding SET-binding protein isoform X1, whose protein sequence is MEPRDLVGSVRLKEVEFEEGRAVPNQEDQEVIGLVQGDDVIDHIIGERWATSGEGLEEPGEGLEEQEFSIKEASFQEGSLKLKIQTTKRTKKPPKSLENYICPPEIRLIGERGPRGGRGGRLGQEEERGPPRKRTYERLFRAVEQREGGMLQLLGDHTPPKHQHTHTQALTHTQLQHTNQLSLTQTNLHTPNWDMFSPIPANHTDSSVEQAATNRSSLIDTTYSQRGSGSPSPLRSMTPDPQLPVVTDASILNLTSLSRGRGLQEVSEQLFGNIKRKYGRKDSQRVLGNTHNAELWVKQIERGEGLQDAEEKQREWRAETQQLLLEEREEKSNMGRRGEEDDREMPMLTEEGKGKKKRIRKAFQESFSLEDQSEQLLDAEIPEKCPQGPPDPKVASKMVARKRESGLIKLAELDEERAGRGGNGDRTERRERKRVEPVLSQSKKKNFAVRPRTSYEPNPTLPSSNPTLPFPNPNLPSSNPTLPSSNPTLSSLNPSASLSPRPRSNLSPRLRPSFSPSPKTNLSLSPGSSPNLSPSPGPRPNLSPSPKPRPNLSPRQRPYLSSSPGPNLTPSPNPRPNLSASPKPRPNLSPSPKPRPNLSPIPRPRPNLSLSPNPTRNPSPRPNHTPNPSPRPRPNLSPSPMPKPRPNLSPSPRPNISLSPNPRPNLSPNLSPNLSLSPNPRATLNTISRPSPTPTLRPTKEKDRWSYLKARSPPSLSPRDSIDPPSALSDPPSAFPITPSSPLYTNTDSLTVHPPPKRKRGRPKKQPLLTVETIHEGTSTCPPSPPHCHFNAGLGRGRKTHSLTSLAQIPSSSANPNGLRLPRGRGGHARQVKRLKLGKVQSILNEILSGSSHNGSLVLKSSSAPVTSAMTAVASSIEARLGKQINVSKRGTIYIGKKRGRKPRAQAQANPPRASTYDNLLVPSTPPTNSRPPSFRPGLYEASMPSLQPVSALPSKPSGRGALLGWKLSPPRLLAHSPSHLTEGASAKEVTLSPISESHSEETIPSDSGIGTDNNSTSDQTEKGPASRRRYSFDLCGLDAAEAAVLEASSRASRGRCERQVAVVDSFLSQQEKKQKHHRRKRKCLQSRDHLHFLSELEEVMVKMQQLRVSHRRSTCYSQQSYPSIFHHYYPLTFHPYACDSTPYLRRSAQLKAKRRRGRPAKISQPIPAKLPLVQGYGFPLGGGNYYAAPYAMPYPPPLSLGYYSPHAPPLYLPTHTLGPAPPSPFMRPAGPPPKAFHPGGHAKIQAGAKMRVSSAPLQGVSGRAEGARGSLGAGGSGGSSRAVGLGGVRLHKRKHKHKHKHKEEPLLSARDRKELGGIFSGTLLSDRREIANQSSSVFVEKQRGVSRSERALSLAEAHFHSHQLGQPMSSFLTNYHGQSQRASELFSDSHEEAVSGRSQRRGLAVFGEEGMMSFKNARKAEGPMSDCSSLTGKRRYKRREVEEIQKEVRRSFDHVQKILRVKRLQRQAKTGNNVVKRRPGRPRKQPLEESEHTSQMEEDRGDGRSLGMPVLERCVDLPGRRSSRPGPAPQPLEFSNHDSISAAIETVVHRARSVASPLAGGGKCRGRRREELWSPTSQ, encoded by the exons ACGTATGAGCGACTGTTCCGAGcagtggagcagagagagggcggCATGCTACAGCTACTGGGAGATCACACACCACccaaacaccagcacacacacacacaagcactcacacacacacagctccagcaCACAAACCAACTGTCCCTGACTCAAACAAACCTACACACTCCAAACTGGGACATGTTCTCTCCTATCCCAGCCAATCACACAGACAGCTCTGTGGAACAGGCAGCCACAAATAGGAGTTCTTTAATTGACACAACCTACTCCCAGAGAGGCTCaggaagcccctcccctctgaggTCAATGACTCCTGATCCTCAGTTGCCTGTTGTAACAGATGCCAGCATCCTGAACCTCACCTCTCTCAGCAG gGGGAGGGGTCTGCAGGAGGTTAGCGAGCAGCTCTTCGGGAACATCAAGAGGAAATATGGCAGGAAGGACTCCCAGAGGGTGCTGGGTAATACCCACAATGCCGAGCTGTGGGTGAAGCAGATAGAAAGAGGTGAGGGACTGCAGGATGCAGAAGAGAAGCAGAGGGAATGGAGAGCGGAGACCCAACAGCTGCtactggaagagagggaggagaagagcaacatgggcaggagaggagaagaggatgacagagagatgCCCATGCTAACGGAGGAGGGAaaaggaaagaagaagagaatAAGGAAGGCTTTCCAGGAGTCATTTTCCCTggaggaccaatcagagcagCTGCTGGATGCGGAAATCCCTGAGAAGTGCCCCCAAGGGCCCCCTGACCCCAAAGTGGCATCCAAAATGGTTGCCAGAAAACGTGAATCTGGTCTCATAAAACTAGCTGAgctggatgaagagagggcaggtagaggagggaatggtgatagaacagagagaagagagagaaagagggtggaaCCAGTCTTGAGCCAAAGCAAGAAGAAAAACTTTGCTGTCCGCCCTAGGACCAGCTATGAACCCAACCCCACTCTGCCTAGCTCCAATCCCACTCTGCCTTTCCCCAACCCCAATCTGCCTAGTTCCAACCCCACTCTGCCTAGCTCCAACCCCACTCTGTCTAGCCTCAACCCCAGTGCCAGCCTTAGTCCCAGGCCGAGATCCAATCTCAGTCCCAGGCTTAGGCCCAGTTTCAGCCCCAGTCCCAAGACAAACCTTAGCCTCAGCCCTGGATCCAGCCCCAACCTAAGCCCCAGCCCCGGACCCAGACCTAACCTAAGTCCAAGTCCCAAACCTAGACCCAATCTTAGTCCCAGGCAAAGACCTTACCTTAGCTCCAGTCCCGGACCCAACCTTACCCCCAGCCCCAATCCCAGGCCCAACCTTAGTGCTAGTCCTAAACCCAGGCCTAACCTTAGTCCTAGTCCCAAACCCAGGCCCAACCTTAGCCCTATTCCCAGACCCCGGCCCAACCTTAGTCTCAGCCCCAATCCTACACGCAACCCTAGTCCCAGACCCAATCATACACCCAACCCTagtcccagacccaggcccaacCTTAGCCCCAGTCCAATGCCAAAACCCAGGCCCAACCttagccccagtcccagacccaACATAAGCCTCAGCCCCAATCCCAGGCCCAACCTTAGCCCCAATCTCAGTCCCAACCTTAGCCTTAGTCCCAACCCAAGGGCCACCCTTAACACAatctccaggcccagccccaccccTACTCTAAGGCCAACTAAGGAAAAAGATAGGTGGTCCTATCTGAAGGCGAGGAGTcctcccagcctcagtccccGGGACAGTATTgaccctccctctgccttgtctgaccccccctcagccttccccatcaccccctccagccccttgtACACTAACACCGACAGCCTGACCGTCCATCCCCCACCGAAGAGGAAACGAGGACGCCCCAAAAAACAGCCCCTCCTAACAGTAGAAACGATCCATGAAGGCACCTCAACCTGCCCCCCAAGCCCACCTCACTGCCACTTCAACGCAGGGCTGGGCCGTGGACGGAAGACCCACTCACTAACATCACTAGCCCAAATTCCGTCCTCTAGTGCCAACCCTAATGGTCTGCGGCTGCCCCGCGGGAGGGGGGGCCATGCCAGGCAGGTGAAGAGGCTGAAGCTGGGTAAGGTGCAGAGCATCCTCAACGAGATCCTGTCAGGCTCCTCACATAATGGCAGCCTGGTGCTGAAGTCATCCTCGGCTCCAGTCACGTCGGCTATGACAGCCGTGGCCTCCAGCATCGAGGCCCGTCTGGGCAAGCAGATCAACGTTAGCAAGAGAGGAACCATCTACATTGGCAAAAAGAGAGGTAGGAAGCCccgggcccaggcccaggctaaCCCTCCCAGAGCCAGTACCTATGACAACCTCCTAGTGCcttccaccccacccaccaATTCTCGCCCACCCTCTTTCCGGCCAGGCCTTTATGAGGCCTCCATGCCCAGCCTGCAGCCTGTCTCGGCCCTACCCTCAAAGCCCTCGGGCAGGGGGGCTCTGCTGGGCTGGAAGCTGTCCCCACCCCGCCTGCTGGCCCACTCACCCTCCCATCTAACAGAGGGGGCATCAGCCAAGGAGGTGACGCTGTCTCCCATCAGTGAATCGCACAGCGAGGAGACAATCCCCAGCGACAGTGGTATCGGCACGGACAACAACAGCACGTCCGACCAGACTGAGAAAGGCCCTGCTTCCAGACGCAG GTACTCCTTTGACCTGTGTGGCCTGGATGCTGCAGAGGCTGCAGTTCTGGAGGCGTCCAGCCGagccagcagagggcgctgtGAGAGGCAGGTGGCAGTGGTGGACAGTTTCCTGTCGCAGCAAGAGAAGAAGCAGAAACACCACCGTAGGAAGAGGAAGTGCCTGCAGAGTCGTGACCacctgcacttcctgtctgagctcGAAGAG GTGATGGTGAAGATGCAGCAGCTGCGCGTGTCTCATCGACGCTCAACCTGCTACTCTCAGCAGTCTTACCCCTCTATCTTCCACCACTACTACCctctgacctttcacccctaTGCCTGCGACTCCACCCCCTACCTGCGCCGGAGCGCCCAACTCAAAGCCAAGAGGAGGCGTGGCCGCCCCGCCAAGATCAGCCAGCCAATCCCGGCCAAGCTGCCTTTAGTCCAGGGCTATGGCTTTCCGCTGGGTGGGGGGAATTACTATGCAGCTCCCTATGCCATgccttaccccccccctctgagCCTGGGGTACTACTCCCCTCacgccccccctctctacctgcccaCCCACACCCTGGGGCCAGCACCACCCTCGCCCTTCATGAGGCCGGCCGGCCCCCCTCCCAAAGCCTTTCACCCTGGGGGCCACGCCAAGATCCAGGCTGGGGCCAAGATGCGAGTCTCCAGCGCCCCACTCCAAGGTGTTTCTGGTCGGGCGGAGGGGGCCCGGGGCTCcctgggggcagggggaagTGGAGGTAGCTCTAGAGCagtggggctgggaggggttCGCCTCCACAAGAGGAAACACAAGCACAAGCACAAGCACAAAGAGGAGCCCCTCCTCTCggccagagacaggaaggagctgGGCGGGATCTTCAGCGGGACCCTGCTGAGTGACAGGCGGGAGATAGCCAATCAGAGCTCCTCTGTGTTTGTGGAGAAACAGAGGGGTGTTTCCAGGTCAGAGAGGGCTCTCTCTCTAGCTGAGGCCCATTTCCACTCACACCAGTTAGGGCAGCCAATGAGCAGCTTCCTGACCAACTACCATGGCCAATCACAACGAGCCTCTGAGCTGTTCTCTGATTCACACGAAGAGGCAGTCAGTGGGCGGAGTCAGAGGAGGGGACTGGCGGTgtttggagaggaggggatgatgtcattcaaaaacgccAGGAAGGCAGAAGGTCCCATGTCTGATTGCAGCTCACTCACAG gTAAGAGGAGGTACAaacggagggaggtggaggagatccagaaggaggtgaggaggagcttTGATCACGTCCAGAAGATCCTGCGCGTCAAGCGGCTTCAGCGACAAGCCAAGACGGGAAACAACGTTGTCAAGAGGCGACCTGGTCGTCCACGGAAACAGCCGCTGGAGGAGTCTGAGCACACTAGTCAGATGGAAGAAGAcaggggagatgggaggagccTCGGGATGCCAGTGCTTGAGAGGTGTGTCGATCTGCCAGGGAGGCGGAGTTCAAGGCCCGGCCCCGCCCCTCAGCCTCTCGAGTTCTCCAATCACGACTCAATCTCGGCGGCCATTGAGACGGTGGTGCACCGAGCACGCTCTGTAGCATCCCCGCTGGCCGGTGGTGGGAAATGCAGGGGCCgcaggagggaggagctgtGGTCTCCCACCAGCCAATAG
- the setbp1 gene encoding SET-binding protein isoform X2 yields the protein MEPRDLVGSVRLKEVEFEEGRAVPNQEDQEVIGLVQGDDVIDHIIGERWATSGEGLEEPGEGLEEQEFSIKEASFQEGSLKLKIQTTKRTKKPPKSLENYICPPEIRLIGERGPRGGRGGRLGQEEERGPPRKRTYERLFRAVEQREGGMLQLLGDHTPPKHQHTHTQALTHTQLQHTNQLSLTQTNLHTPNWDMFSPIPANHTDSSVEQAATNRSSLIDTTYSQRGSGSPSPLRSMTPDPQLPVVTDASILNLTSLSRGRGLQEVSEQLFGNIKRKYGRKDSQRVLGNTHNAELWVKQIERGEGLQDAEEKQREWRAETQQLLLEEREEKSNMGRRGEEDDREMPMLTEEGKGKKKRIRKAFQESFSLEDQSEQLLDAEIPEKCPQGPPDPKVASKMVARKRESGLIKLAELDEERAGRGGNGDRTERRERKRVEPVLSQSKKKNFAVRPRTSYEPNPTLPSSNPTLPFPNPNLPSSNPTLPSSNPTLSSLNPSASLSPRPRSNLSPRLRPSFSPSPKTNLSLSPGSSPNLSPSPGPRPNLSPSPKPRPNLSPRQRPYLSSSPGPNLTPSPNPRPNLSASPKPRPNLSPIPRPRPNLSLSPNPTRNPSPRPNHTPNPSPRPRPNLSPSPMPKPRPNLSPSPRPNISLSPNPRPNLSPNLSPNLSLSPNPRATLNTISRPSPTPTLRPTKEKDRWSYLKARSPPSLSPRDSIDPPSALSDPPSAFPITPSSPLYTNTDSLTVHPPPKRKRGRPKKQPLLTVETIHEGTSTCPPSPPHCHFNAGLGRGRKTHSLTSLAQIPSSSANPNGLRLPRGRGGHARQVKRLKLGKVQSILNEILSGSSHNGSLVLKSSSAPVTSAMTAVASSIEARLGKQINVSKRGTIYIGKKRGRKPRAQAQANPPRASTYDNLLVPSTPPTNSRPPSFRPGLYEASMPSLQPVSALPSKPSGRGALLGWKLSPPRLLAHSPSHLTEGASAKEVTLSPISESHSEETIPSDSGIGTDNNSTSDQTEKGPASRRRYSFDLCGLDAAEAAVLEASSRASRGRCERQVAVVDSFLSQQEKKQKHHRRKRKCLQSRDHLHFLSELEEVMVKMQQLRVSHRRSTCYSQQSYPSIFHHYYPLTFHPYACDSTPYLRRSAQLKAKRRRGRPAKISQPIPAKLPLVQGYGFPLGGGNYYAAPYAMPYPPPLSLGYYSPHAPPLYLPTHTLGPAPPSPFMRPAGPPPKAFHPGGHAKIQAGAKMRVSSAPLQGVSGRAEGARGSLGAGGSGGSSRAVGLGGVRLHKRKHKHKHKHKEEPLLSARDRKELGGIFSGTLLSDRREIANQSSSVFVEKQRGVSRSERALSLAEAHFHSHQLGQPMSSFLTNYHGQSQRASELFSDSHEEAVSGRSQRRGLAVFGEEGMMSFKNARKAEGPMSDCSSLTGKRRYKRREVEEIQKEVRRSFDHVQKILRVKRLQRQAKTGNNVVKRRPGRPRKQPLEESEHTSQMEEDRGDGRSLGMPVLERCVDLPGRRSSRPGPAPQPLEFSNHDSISAAIETVVHRARSVASPLAGGGKCRGRRREELWSPTSQ from the exons ACGTATGAGCGACTGTTCCGAGcagtggagcagagagagggcggCATGCTACAGCTACTGGGAGATCACACACCACccaaacaccagcacacacacacacaagcactcacacacacacagctccagcaCACAAACCAACTGTCCCTGACTCAAACAAACCTACACACTCCAAACTGGGACATGTTCTCTCCTATCCCAGCCAATCACACAGACAGCTCTGTGGAACAGGCAGCCACAAATAGGAGTTCTTTAATTGACACAACCTACTCCCAGAGAGGCTCaggaagcccctcccctctgaggTCAATGACTCCTGATCCTCAGTTGCCTGTTGTAACAGATGCCAGCATCCTGAACCTCACCTCTCTCAGCAG gGGGAGGGGTCTGCAGGAGGTTAGCGAGCAGCTCTTCGGGAACATCAAGAGGAAATATGGCAGGAAGGACTCCCAGAGGGTGCTGGGTAATACCCACAATGCCGAGCTGTGGGTGAAGCAGATAGAAAGAGGTGAGGGACTGCAGGATGCAGAAGAGAAGCAGAGGGAATGGAGAGCGGAGACCCAACAGCTGCtactggaagagagggaggagaagagcaacatgggcaggagaggagaagaggatgacagagagatgCCCATGCTAACGGAGGAGGGAaaaggaaagaagaagagaatAAGGAAGGCTTTCCAGGAGTCATTTTCCCTggaggaccaatcagagcagCTGCTGGATGCGGAAATCCCTGAGAAGTGCCCCCAAGGGCCCCCTGACCCCAAAGTGGCATCCAAAATGGTTGCCAGAAAACGTGAATCTGGTCTCATAAAACTAGCTGAgctggatgaagagagggcaggtagaggagggaatggtgatagaacagagagaagagagagaaagagggtggaaCCAGTCTTGAGCCAAAGCAAGAAGAAAAACTTTGCTGTCCGCCCTAGGACCAGCTATGAACCCAACCCCACTCTGCCTAGCTCCAATCCCACTCTGCCTTTCCCCAACCCCAATCTGCCTAGTTCCAACCCCACTCTGCCTAGCTCCAACCCCACTCTGTCTAGCCTCAACCCCAGTGCCAGCCTTAGTCCCAGGCCGAGATCCAATCTCAGTCCCAGGCTTAGGCCCAGTTTCAGCCCCAGTCCCAAGACAAACCTTAGCCTCAGCCCTGGATCCAGCCCCAACCTAAGCCCCAGCCCCGGACCCAGACCTAACCTAAGTCCAAGTCCCAAACCTAGACCCAATCTTAGTCCCAGGCAAAGACCTTACCTTAGCTCCAGTCCCGGACCCAACCTTACCCCCAGCCCCAATCCCAGGCCCAACCTTAGTGCTAGTCCTAAACCCAGGCCTAAC CTTAGCCCTATTCCCAGACCCCGGCCCAACCTTAGTCTCAGCCCCAATCCTACACGCAACCCTAGTCCCAGACCCAATCATACACCCAACCCTagtcccagacccaggcccaacCTTAGCCCCAGTCCAATGCCAAAACCCAGGCCCAACCttagccccagtcccagacccaACATAAGCCTCAGCCCCAATCCCAGGCCCAACCTTAGCCCCAATCTCAGTCCCAACCTTAGCCTTAGTCCCAACCCAAGGGCCACCCTTAACACAatctccaggcccagccccaccccTACTCTAAGGCCAACTAAGGAAAAAGATAGGTGGTCCTATCTGAAGGCGAGGAGTcctcccagcctcagtccccGGGACAGTATTgaccctccctctgccttgtctgaccccccctcagccttccccatcaccccctccagccccttgtACACTAACACCGACAGCCTGACCGTCCATCCCCCACCGAAGAGGAAACGAGGACGCCCCAAAAAACAGCCCCTCCTAACAGTAGAAACGATCCATGAAGGCACCTCAACCTGCCCCCCAAGCCCACCTCACTGCCACTTCAACGCAGGGCTGGGCCGTGGACGGAAGACCCACTCACTAACATCACTAGCCCAAATTCCGTCCTCTAGTGCCAACCCTAATGGTCTGCGGCTGCCCCGCGGGAGGGGGGGCCATGCCAGGCAGGTGAAGAGGCTGAAGCTGGGTAAGGTGCAGAGCATCCTCAACGAGATCCTGTCAGGCTCCTCACATAATGGCAGCCTGGTGCTGAAGTCATCCTCGGCTCCAGTCACGTCGGCTATGACAGCCGTGGCCTCCAGCATCGAGGCCCGTCTGGGCAAGCAGATCAACGTTAGCAAGAGAGGAACCATCTACATTGGCAAAAAGAGAGGTAGGAAGCCccgggcccaggcccaggctaaCCCTCCCAGAGCCAGTACCTATGACAACCTCCTAGTGCcttccaccccacccaccaATTCTCGCCCACCCTCTTTCCGGCCAGGCCTTTATGAGGCCTCCATGCCCAGCCTGCAGCCTGTCTCGGCCCTACCCTCAAAGCCCTCGGGCAGGGGGGCTCTGCTGGGCTGGAAGCTGTCCCCACCCCGCCTGCTGGCCCACTCACCCTCCCATCTAACAGAGGGGGCATCAGCCAAGGAGGTGACGCTGTCTCCCATCAGTGAATCGCACAGCGAGGAGACAATCCCCAGCGACAGTGGTATCGGCACGGACAACAACAGCACGTCCGACCAGACTGAGAAAGGCCCTGCTTCCAGACGCAG GTACTCCTTTGACCTGTGTGGCCTGGATGCTGCAGAGGCTGCAGTTCTGGAGGCGTCCAGCCGagccagcagagggcgctgtGAGAGGCAGGTGGCAGTGGTGGACAGTTTCCTGTCGCAGCAAGAGAAGAAGCAGAAACACCACCGTAGGAAGAGGAAGTGCCTGCAGAGTCGTGACCacctgcacttcctgtctgagctcGAAGAG GTGATGGTGAAGATGCAGCAGCTGCGCGTGTCTCATCGACGCTCAACCTGCTACTCTCAGCAGTCTTACCCCTCTATCTTCCACCACTACTACCctctgacctttcacccctaTGCCTGCGACTCCACCCCCTACCTGCGCCGGAGCGCCCAACTCAAAGCCAAGAGGAGGCGTGGCCGCCCCGCCAAGATCAGCCAGCCAATCCCGGCCAAGCTGCCTTTAGTCCAGGGCTATGGCTTTCCGCTGGGTGGGGGGAATTACTATGCAGCTCCCTATGCCATgccttaccccccccctctgagCCTGGGGTACTACTCCCCTCacgccccccctctctacctgcccaCCCACACCCTGGGGCCAGCACCACCCTCGCCCTTCATGAGGCCGGCCGGCCCCCCTCCCAAAGCCTTTCACCCTGGGGGCCACGCCAAGATCCAGGCTGGGGCCAAGATGCGAGTCTCCAGCGCCCCACTCCAAGGTGTTTCTGGTCGGGCGGAGGGGGCCCGGGGCTCcctgggggcagggggaagTGGAGGTAGCTCTAGAGCagtggggctgggaggggttCGCCTCCACAAGAGGAAACACAAGCACAAGCACAAGCACAAAGAGGAGCCCCTCCTCTCggccagagacaggaaggagctgGGCGGGATCTTCAGCGGGACCCTGCTGAGTGACAGGCGGGAGATAGCCAATCAGAGCTCCTCTGTGTTTGTGGAGAAACAGAGGGGTGTTTCCAGGTCAGAGAGGGCTCTCTCTCTAGCTGAGGCCCATTTCCACTCACACCAGTTAGGGCAGCCAATGAGCAGCTTCCTGACCAACTACCATGGCCAATCACAACGAGCCTCTGAGCTGTTCTCTGATTCACACGAAGAGGCAGTCAGTGGGCGGAGTCAGAGGAGGGGACTGGCGGTgtttggagaggaggggatgatgtcattcaaaaacgccAGGAAGGCAGAAGGTCCCATGTCTGATTGCAGCTCACTCACAG gTAAGAGGAGGTACAaacggagggaggtggaggagatccagaaggaggtgaggaggagcttTGATCACGTCCAGAAGATCCTGCGCGTCAAGCGGCTTCAGCGACAAGCCAAGACGGGAAACAACGTTGTCAAGAGGCGACCTGGTCGTCCACGGAAACAGCCGCTGGAGGAGTCTGAGCACACTAGTCAGATGGAAGAAGAcaggggagatgggaggagccTCGGGATGCCAGTGCTTGAGAGGTGTGTCGATCTGCCAGGGAGGCGGAGTTCAAGGCCCGGCCCCGCCCCTCAGCCTCTCGAGTTCTCCAATCACGACTCAATCTCGGCGGCCATTGAGACGGTGGTGCACCGAGCACGCTCTGTAGCATCCCCGCTGGCCGGTGGTGGGAAATGCAGGGGCCgcaggagggaggagctgtGGTCTCCCACCAGCCAATAG